One region of Oreochromis aureus strain Israel breed Guangdong linkage group 19, ZZ_aureus, whole genome shotgun sequence genomic DNA includes:
- the ttbk2a gene encoding tau-tubulin kinase 2 isoform X1, which yields MSGGAEQTDILSVLSLVKERWKVVKKIGGGGFGEIYEATDLMTRVSVALKVESAQQPKQVLKMEVAVLKKLQGKDHVCRFVGCGRNDRFNYVVMELQGRNLADLRRSMPRGTFSISTTLRLGRQILEAIESIHSVGFLHRDIKPSNFAMGRFPSTCRTCYMLDFGLARQFTNSCQEVRPPRPVAGFRGTVRYASVNAHKNKEMGRHDDLWSLFYMLVEFLVGQLPWRKIKDKEHVGKLKETYDHRLMLRHLPAEFGVFLDHISSLDYFTKPDYQLLMSVFDNSMKTYNVVENDPYDWERTTTDGTLTISASTTTPQHHTRLTPAHMGMANASLIPGDLLRENTDEVLQDEQLSDVENNPAPERLPGSPLHPHRNQETDVWEELDRNRNRIRTAVWKTAAEEEHCNNQGNQGHQSPYAGPSLGSPVKLHSEVVASDRDGPLLRKLRNIHSFELERRLGLESKPSPERFVDACSAKQQLGTQQQEKESDRAAIIPVTQAQAVIAGERPDRVWHYDEEFLSGGGSPKPASPGSLEQGEGAASSGGFVALNLSSGRQDFDSREWVMVERPSGSPGVKATTSPSEEDEEPEVLQPDEQDPGWEKGSQSPRLGKAKQESTASSKGSVKMDKLELSVGPAGPLPPITPTSPAEALAEGVLTQLPTSPPSLPEEVAVRTSSPIPLRSPSPHTLLTTLSDPLHQRQLPAMRRSQSADQQPQERPSSSSSYHASLPLPPNPTPSTCSPSRRKLPAIPAGAANTKFPSVIRITRAQLQQLTAQRPSGLSSQSGSDSAPQCLLLERRGEAEAEAQQVQERTVDISSPQDHVPSHPGSPVDPLAEMLVNGDSHTKAQSPAPSRMSSPRCPRSPCSPPPRSASSPRSPRSPVFANGRLSPPVNNQRDLSNGNFLKLKDNENDSIPTPCVTEPQLKGEDPREVNLTPEQITSPASSTPLAAPRKDPSRRQSRIPVLEPSALLELPPPGSAKEKLLQKKASHQGQVPSPTASPSLSDRRGPMVASLTRDPLSSTSDRSQEEDSLMGSRSDRQGDDAPSLSSSSSPLSRKSRIPRPVQAASSAEQLAAQFMPRPPPGKPPCRPIVEGRLRRYRIRAGSTSDSELLTCIAQLMHGSRGSPLHHRSSAQHGGSRMGICSLTSSPHHHRSSSASPRSSSSLQRSVSSSPSRHEHRGGGGGGCFGRSRSPPSFSGSPPPRRFYPHHQDTCCSRQARTSPFHLSRGKGYSKESKCSSKLSR from the exons ATGAGTGGGGGAGCAGAGCAAACTGACATCTTGAGCGTGCTCTCCCTGGTCAAGGAACGATGGAAAGTG GTGAAGAAGATTGGGGGTGGTGGGTTCGGGGAGATCTACGAGGCGACGGACCTGATGACGCGGGTCAGCGTGGCACTGAAGGTGGAGTCGGCCCAGCAGCCCAAACAGGTGCTGAAGATGGAGGTCGCGGTGCTCAAGAAGCTCCAGG GTAAAGACCATGTGTGTCGCTTTGTGGGATGCGGCCGTAACGACCGATTTAACTACGTGGTGATGGAGCTTCAG GGTCGAAACCTGGCCGACTTGAGGAGAAGTATGCCTCGAGGAACAttcagcatcagcaccacgcTCCGTCTGGGGCGCCAGATCCTGGAAGCCATAGAAAGCATTCACTCTGTTGGCTTCCTGCATCGTGACATCAAACCG tCCAATTTTGCCATGGGTCGCTTCCCCAGCACCTGTCGTACCTGCTACATGCTGGACTTTGGTTTAGCTCGCCAGTTCACCAACTCTTGCCAGGAGGTTCGACCT CCCCGTCCAGTGGCAGGGTTTAGGGGAACAGTGCGATATGCATCTGTCAATGCACACAAGAATAAG GAGATGGGACGTCACGATGACCTGTGGTCTCTCTTCTACATGTTGGTGGAGTTCTTGGTCGGTCAGTTGCCGTGGAGGAAGATCAAGGATAAA GAACATGTGGGGAAGCTGAAGGAGACTTACGATCATCGACTGATGCTCAGACATCTACCGGCAGAGTTTGGTGTGTTCTTGGATCACATCTCCAGCCTTGACTACTTTACCAAACCTGACTACCAG CTGTTGATGTCAGTGTTTGACAACAGTATGAAAACCTACAATGTCGTGGAAAATGACCCCTATGACTGGGAGCGGACCACTACTGATGGCACGCTGACAATTAGTGCCAGTACCACGACACCTCAACATCACACTCGCCTCACTCCAGCACACATGGG CATGGCAAATGCGTCCCTGATCCCTGGCGATCTGCTGAGAGAAAATACAGATGAGGTTCTGCAGGATGAGCAGCTCAGCGACGTGGAGAACAACCCTGCTCCAGAGCGTCTGCCGGGCTCTCCCCTCCACCCGCACCGGAACCAGGAGACTGATGTCTGGGAGGAGCTGGATCGCAACCGTAACCGCATCAGGACAGCTGTCTGGAAG ACGGCAGCGGAGGAGGAACACTGCAACAACCAGGGCAACCAAGGGCACCAGAGCCCCTATGCTGGGCCAAGCCTGGGTTCCCCTGTCAAACTGCACTCTGAGGTGGTGGCTTCAGACCGTGATGGCCCTCTGCTCAGGAAGCTCCGCAACATCCACAGCTTTGAGCTGGAGAGGAGGCTTGGCCTGGAGTCCAAGCCCAGCCCAGAGCGCTTCGTGGATGCCTG TTCAGCAAAGCAGCAGCTTGGCACTCAACAACAGGAGAAGGAATCTGACAGAGCTGCTATCATCCCAGTAACTCAGGCTCAAGCTGTAATTGCCGGGGAGCGTCCTGATAGGGTTTGGCACTATGATGAAGAGTTCCTATCCGGTGGTGGTTCTCCTAAGCCAGCTTCCCCTGGATCGTTAGAGCAGGGAGAGGGGGCAGCCAGCAGTGGGGGCTTTGTGGCCCTCAATTTGAGCTCTGGGAGGCAGGACTTTGACTCAAGGGAGTGGGTAATGGTGGAACGACCCAGTGGGTCCCCAGGAGTCAAGGCTACCACCAGCCCTtcggaggaggatgaggagccaGAGGTGCTACAACCAGATGAACAGGATCCTGGATGGGAGAAGGGCAGCCAGAGCCCTAGATTGGGGAAAGCCAAACAAGAAAGCACGGCCTCTTCCAAAGGAAGTGTAAAAATGGACAAGTTGGAGCTTAGTGTGGGCCCTGCAGGGCCTTTGCCCCCAATCACTCCAACTAGCCCGGCTGAAGCTCTGGCTGAGGGAGTCCTCACACAG CTCCCTACCTCTCCTCCATCTCTGCCCGAGGAGGTTGCGGTCCGGACATCCAGCCCCATCCCTCTGCGCTCTCCCAGTCCTCACACCCTCCTGACCACCTTGTCGGACCCACTGCACCAACGTCAGCTGCCGGCCATGAGGCGCAGCCAGTCCGCCGACCAGCAGCCGCAAGAAcgcccctcctcttcctcctcctacCACGCCTCCCTACCTCTGCCACCAAACCCCACCCCCAGCACCTGCTCACCCAGTCGCAGGAAATTGCCAGCCATCCCCGCGGGTGCTGCCAACACCAAGTTTCCCTCAGTCATTCGCATCACCCGTGCCCAGCTTCAGCAG TTGACGGCTCAGCGTCCCTCTGGGCTTTCCTCCCAGTCAGGCTCAGACAGTGCTCCACAGTGTCTCCTGCTGGAGAGGCGTggcgaagctgaagctgaagctcaGCAGGTTCAGGAGCGTACAGTGGATATCAGCTCCCCGCAGGACCATGTGCCCTCCCATCCAGGGTCACCAGTAGACCCCCTGGCTGAGATGCTGGTCAATGGAGACAGCCACACCAAAGCTCAAAGCCCTGCGCCAAGCCGCATGTCTTCCCCGCGCTGCCCTCGTTCACCGTGCTCGCCTCCTCCACGCTCTGCATCTTCCCCTCGCTCTCCTCGCAGCCCTGTGTTTGCCAATGGCCGTCTTTCCCCTCCTGTCAACAACCAAAGGGATTTAAGTAATGGAAATTTCCTCAAGCTAAAAGACAATGAGAATGACTCTATCCCCACTCCCTGTGTCACAGAGCCTCAGTTGAAGGGGGAAGACCCTAGAGAAGTGAACCTGACCCCAGAACAGATCACTAGCCCAGCCTCCTCCACCCCGCTGGCTGCCCCCCGTAAAGACCCAAGCCGCAGGCAAAGTCGAATCCCTGTGCTGGAGCCCTCGGCCCTCCTGGAGCTCCCTCCACCAGGATCCGCCAAGGAGAAGCTCTTACAAAAGAAAGCCAGCCACCAAGGCCAGGTCCCCTCACCCACTGCCTCGCCATCCCTTTCTGATAGGCGTGGCCCAATGGTAGCCTCCCTCACTAGAGATCCACTGTCCTCCACCTCTGACCGCTCTCAGGAAGAGGACTCTCTTATGGGCTCCCGTTCTGACCGCCAGGGAGACGACGCTccgtctctctcctcctcctctagcCCGCTGTCCCGCAAAAGCAGGATCCCTCGTCCCGTTCAGGCAGCTTCTTCTGCTGAGCAACTGGCTGCTCAATTCATGCCGCGTCCACCTCCTGGAAAACCACCGTGTCGCCCCATAGTGGAGGGCAG GCTTAGACGTTACCGCATCCGAGCTGGCAGCACCAGTGACTCAGAACTGCTGACGTGTATTGCTCAGCTAATGCATGGCTCCCGTGGCTCCCCCCTTCACCACCGCTCCTCTGCCCAGCACGGGGGCTCCAGGATGGGCATCTGCAGCCTGACGAGCTCTCCGCACCACCACCGCAGCTCGAGCGCCTCCCCCCGCAGCTCCTCCTCCCTGCAGCGCTCGGTCAGCTCCTCGCCCTCTCGCCACGAGCACCGTGGCGGCGGGGGAGGGGGCTGCTTCGGCCGCAGCCGCTCACCCCCTAGCTTCTCCGGCTCGCCGCCTCCCCGCCGCTTCTACCCCCACCACCAGGATACATGCTGTAGCCGGCAGGCGCGCACGAGCCCGTTCCACCTGTCTAGAGGAAAAGGCTACAGCAAAGAGAGCAAGTGCTCCAGCAAGCTGAGTAGATAG
- the ttbk2a gene encoding tau-tubulin kinase 2 isoform X2: MSGGAEQTDILSVLSLVKERWKVVKKIGGGGFGEIYEATDLMTRVSVALKVESAQQPKQVLKMEVAVLKKLQGKDHVCRFVGCGRNDRFNYVVMELQGRNLADLRRSMPRGTFSISTTLRLGRQILEAIESIHSVGFLHRDIKPSNFAMGRFPSTCRTCYMLDFGLARQFTNSCQEVRPPRPVAGFRGTVRYASVNAHKNKEMGRHDDLWSLFYMLVEFLVGQLPWRKIKDKEHVGKLKETYDHRLMLRHLPAEFGVFLDHISSLDYFTKPDYQLLMSVFDNSMKTYNVVENDPYDWERTTTDGTLTISASTTTPQHHTRLTPAHMGMANASLIPGDLLRENTDEVLQDEQLSDVENNPAPERLPGSPLHPHRNQETDVWEELDRNRNRIRTAVWKTAAEEEHCNNQGNQGHQSPYAGPSLGSPVKLHSEVVASDRDGPLLRKLRNIHSFELERRLGLESKPSPERFVDACSAKQQLGTQQQEKESDRAAIIPVTQAQAVIAGERPDRVWHYDEEFLSGGGSPKPASPGSLEQGEGAASSGGFVALNLSSGRQDFDSREWVMVERPSGSPGVKATTSPSEEDEEPEVLQPDEQDPGWEKGSQSPRLGKAKQESTASSKGSVKMDKLELSVGPAGPLPPITPTSPAEALAEGVLTQLTAQRPSGLSSQSGSDSAPQCLLLERRGEAEAEAQQVQERTVDISSPQDHVPSHPGSPVDPLAEMLVNGDSHTKAQSPAPSRMSSPRCPRSPCSPPPRSASSPRSPRSPVFANGRLSPPVNNQRDLSNGNFLKLKDNENDSIPTPCVTEPQLKGEDPREVNLTPEQITSPASSTPLAAPRKDPSRRQSRIPVLEPSALLELPPPGSAKEKLLQKKASHQGQVPSPTASPSLSDRRGPMVASLTRDPLSSTSDRSQEEDSLMGSRSDRQGDDAPSLSSSSSPLSRKSRIPRPVQAASSAEQLAAQFMPRPPPGKPPCRPIVEGRLRRYRIRAGSTSDSELLTCIAQLMHGSRGSPLHHRSSAQHGGSRMGICSLTSSPHHHRSSSASPRSSSSLQRSVSSSPSRHEHRGGGGGGCFGRSRSPPSFSGSPPPRRFYPHHQDTCCSRQARTSPFHLSRGKGYSKESKCSSKLSR; encoded by the exons ATGAGTGGGGGAGCAGAGCAAACTGACATCTTGAGCGTGCTCTCCCTGGTCAAGGAACGATGGAAAGTG GTGAAGAAGATTGGGGGTGGTGGGTTCGGGGAGATCTACGAGGCGACGGACCTGATGACGCGGGTCAGCGTGGCACTGAAGGTGGAGTCGGCCCAGCAGCCCAAACAGGTGCTGAAGATGGAGGTCGCGGTGCTCAAGAAGCTCCAGG GTAAAGACCATGTGTGTCGCTTTGTGGGATGCGGCCGTAACGACCGATTTAACTACGTGGTGATGGAGCTTCAG GGTCGAAACCTGGCCGACTTGAGGAGAAGTATGCCTCGAGGAACAttcagcatcagcaccacgcTCCGTCTGGGGCGCCAGATCCTGGAAGCCATAGAAAGCATTCACTCTGTTGGCTTCCTGCATCGTGACATCAAACCG tCCAATTTTGCCATGGGTCGCTTCCCCAGCACCTGTCGTACCTGCTACATGCTGGACTTTGGTTTAGCTCGCCAGTTCACCAACTCTTGCCAGGAGGTTCGACCT CCCCGTCCAGTGGCAGGGTTTAGGGGAACAGTGCGATATGCATCTGTCAATGCACACAAGAATAAG GAGATGGGACGTCACGATGACCTGTGGTCTCTCTTCTACATGTTGGTGGAGTTCTTGGTCGGTCAGTTGCCGTGGAGGAAGATCAAGGATAAA GAACATGTGGGGAAGCTGAAGGAGACTTACGATCATCGACTGATGCTCAGACATCTACCGGCAGAGTTTGGTGTGTTCTTGGATCACATCTCCAGCCTTGACTACTTTACCAAACCTGACTACCAG CTGTTGATGTCAGTGTTTGACAACAGTATGAAAACCTACAATGTCGTGGAAAATGACCCCTATGACTGGGAGCGGACCACTACTGATGGCACGCTGACAATTAGTGCCAGTACCACGACACCTCAACATCACACTCGCCTCACTCCAGCACACATGGG CATGGCAAATGCGTCCCTGATCCCTGGCGATCTGCTGAGAGAAAATACAGATGAGGTTCTGCAGGATGAGCAGCTCAGCGACGTGGAGAACAACCCTGCTCCAGAGCGTCTGCCGGGCTCTCCCCTCCACCCGCACCGGAACCAGGAGACTGATGTCTGGGAGGAGCTGGATCGCAACCGTAACCGCATCAGGACAGCTGTCTGGAAG ACGGCAGCGGAGGAGGAACACTGCAACAACCAGGGCAACCAAGGGCACCAGAGCCCCTATGCTGGGCCAAGCCTGGGTTCCCCTGTCAAACTGCACTCTGAGGTGGTGGCTTCAGACCGTGATGGCCCTCTGCTCAGGAAGCTCCGCAACATCCACAGCTTTGAGCTGGAGAGGAGGCTTGGCCTGGAGTCCAAGCCCAGCCCAGAGCGCTTCGTGGATGCCTG TTCAGCAAAGCAGCAGCTTGGCACTCAACAACAGGAGAAGGAATCTGACAGAGCTGCTATCATCCCAGTAACTCAGGCTCAAGCTGTAATTGCCGGGGAGCGTCCTGATAGGGTTTGGCACTATGATGAAGAGTTCCTATCCGGTGGTGGTTCTCCTAAGCCAGCTTCCCCTGGATCGTTAGAGCAGGGAGAGGGGGCAGCCAGCAGTGGGGGCTTTGTGGCCCTCAATTTGAGCTCTGGGAGGCAGGACTTTGACTCAAGGGAGTGGGTAATGGTGGAACGACCCAGTGGGTCCCCAGGAGTCAAGGCTACCACCAGCCCTtcggaggaggatgaggagccaGAGGTGCTACAACCAGATGAACAGGATCCTGGATGGGAGAAGGGCAGCCAGAGCCCTAGATTGGGGAAAGCCAAACAAGAAAGCACGGCCTCTTCCAAAGGAAGTGTAAAAATGGACAAGTTGGAGCTTAGTGTGGGCCCTGCAGGGCCTTTGCCCCCAATCACTCCAACTAGCCCGGCTGAAGCTCTGGCTGAGGGAGTCCTCACACAG TTGACGGCTCAGCGTCCCTCTGGGCTTTCCTCCCAGTCAGGCTCAGACAGTGCTCCACAGTGTCTCCTGCTGGAGAGGCGTggcgaagctgaagctgaagctcaGCAGGTTCAGGAGCGTACAGTGGATATCAGCTCCCCGCAGGACCATGTGCCCTCCCATCCAGGGTCACCAGTAGACCCCCTGGCTGAGATGCTGGTCAATGGAGACAGCCACACCAAAGCTCAAAGCCCTGCGCCAAGCCGCATGTCTTCCCCGCGCTGCCCTCGTTCACCGTGCTCGCCTCCTCCACGCTCTGCATCTTCCCCTCGCTCTCCTCGCAGCCCTGTGTTTGCCAATGGCCGTCTTTCCCCTCCTGTCAACAACCAAAGGGATTTAAGTAATGGAAATTTCCTCAAGCTAAAAGACAATGAGAATGACTCTATCCCCACTCCCTGTGTCACAGAGCCTCAGTTGAAGGGGGAAGACCCTAGAGAAGTGAACCTGACCCCAGAACAGATCACTAGCCCAGCCTCCTCCACCCCGCTGGCTGCCCCCCGTAAAGACCCAAGCCGCAGGCAAAGTCGAATCCCTGTGCTGGAGCCCTCGGCCCTCCTGGAGCTCCCTCCACCAGGATCCGCCAAGGAGAAGCTCTTACAAAAGAAAGCCAGCCACCAAGGCCAGGTCCCCTCACCCACTGCCTCGCCATCCCTTTCTGATAGGCGTGGCCCAATGGTAGCCTCCCTCACTAGAGATCCACTGTCCTCCACCTCTGACCGCTCTCAGGAAGAGGACTCTCTTATGGGCTCCCGTTCTGACCGCCAGGGAGACGACGCTccgtctctctcctcctcctctagcCCGCTGTCCCGCAAAAGCAGGATCCCTCGTCCCGTTCAGGCAGCTTCTTCTGCTGAGCAACTGGCTGCTCAATTCATGCCGCGTCCACCTCCTGGAAAACCACCGTGTCGCCCCATAGTGGAGGGCAG GCTTAGACGTTACCGCATCCGAGCTGGCAGCACCAGTGACTCAGAACTGCTGACGTGTATTGCTCAGCTAATGCATGGCTCCCGTGGCTCCCCCCTTCACCACCGCTCCTCTGCCCAGCACGGGGGCTCCAGGATGGGCATCTGCAGCCTGACGAGCTCTCCGCACCACCACCGCAGCTCGAGCGCCTCCCCCCGCAGCTCCTCCTCCCTGCAGCGCTCGGTCAGCTCCTCGCCCTCTCGCCACGAGCACCGTGGCGGCGGGGGAGGGGGCTGCTTCGGCCGCAGCCGCTCACCCCCTAGCTTCTCCGGCTCGCCGCCTCCCCGCCGCTTCTACCCCCACCACCAGGATACATGCTGTAGCCGGCAGGCGCGCACGAGCCCGTTCCACCTGTCTAGAGGAAAAGGCTACAGCAAAGAGAGCAAGTGCTCCAGCAAGCTGAGTAGATAG